In Paroedura picta isolate Pp20150507F chromosome 1, Ppicta_v3.0, whole genome shotgun sequence, the following are encoded in one genomic region:
- the STON1 gene encoding stonin-1, translated as MCTTNPANWVTFEDDSLFQSPQKAGGNHSACRANGLNLILPKIHDTSQSSSSSNTPLSSPIVDYSVTPGPPSNSPLCTPTKDYPVSPCLLKSGVHLLYSIPELSSNLDVPLAGPSSQKLTGTSWTKDYSDTSVPKSTDSSNAVQQDDSNKVEEAIETQTFFQYIQNDCAFSSPFWSEDPPAVSSSTCDVHRKDVSLEKNIGCSKEKEVLSDQKSVNQGSFHYICKRLEHLQTNTSAYDRILTTMPCMYSGDGASFIPHSLFRNRRKDGWPFMLRIPEKKNMMSSRQWGPIYLTVLPGGILQMYYEKGLEKPFREFQLQPFCKLSDPKLENCSVSGKIHTVKIEHVSYIEKKKYHPKAEVVHEPEVEQMLKLGTTDYNDFTDFLETVEEELMKLPALSKPRRCYEEQEIILEIVDNFWGRITRAEGKLVESTVITHIYCLSFLNGNSACFLTLNDLELWKKDARYFERDTGKKWIDILDYVFHDCVKQEFEQSRIIKFVPPEGCRLELMRFRTQYNESDLPFSVKALVVVQGAYVELQAFINMSSSTLASVHSHSMKHHCENIMVHFPVPPQWIKSLWTMNLQRQKSLKAKMNRRACLGSLTDIESDSVIQVSVGTAKYESAYRAVVWKIDRLPDKNSSPDHPHSLSYKLELGSDQEIPSDWYPYATVQFVMPDACASGTEVKSLGIECDIQPQKQVVQKACYNCQVEIEKKWIRLDGEDPDKAGNCQIQ; from the exons ATGTGTACTACAAACCCTGCAAACTGGGTTACTTTTGAAGATGACTCCCTTTTCCAGTCTCCTCAGAAGGCAGGTGGAAATCATAGTGCCTGCAGAGCAAATGGGCTTAATCTCATTCTGCCGAAAATACATGACACAAGTCAGTCCTCTTCCTCCAGTAACACTCCTCTCTCTTCTCCTATAGTGGACTATAGTGTTACTCCTGGACCGCCTAGTAATTCTCCGCTGTGCACACCTACCAAAGACTATCCCGTGAgcccttgccttctgaaatcaGGAGTTCACCTTCTTTATTCTATTCCAGAGTTGTCATCCAATCTCGATGTCCCGTTAGCCGGGCCATCCTCTCAAAAACTGACTGGTACATCCTGGACTAAAGACTATTCAGATACCTCTGTCCCTAAGTCAACAGATAGTTCAAATGCAGTTCAACAAGATGACTCAAATAAGGTGGAAGAGGCTATAGAAACACAAACATTCTTCCAGTATATTCAGAATGACTGTGCTTTTTCTAGTCCATTTTGGTCAGAAGACCCACCAGCTGTGTCTTCATCTACCTGTGATGTACACAGAAAGGATGTAAGTCTTGAAAAGAATATTGGGTGTTCCAAAGAAAAGGAAGTGTTATCTGATCAGAAAAGTGTCAATCAGGGATCTTTTCACTACATTTGTAAGAGGCTTGAGCATTTGCAAACGAATACTTCAGCTTATGACAGAATATTGACCACTATGCCATGTATGTACAGTGGAGATGGCGCTTCATTCATTCCACATAGTCTCTTCAGGAATCGAAGAAAAGATGGGTGGCCTTTCATGCTGAGGATACCTGAAAAGAAGAATATGATGTCATCAAGGCAGTGGGGACCTATATATCTTACAGTCTTGCCTGGAGGAATTCTTCAAATGTACTATGAGAAGGGACTAGAGAAACCTTTCAGAGAATTCCAGCTACAGCCATTTTGTAAACTTTCAGACCCCAAGCTGGAGAATTGTAGTGTCTCTGGAAAAATTCATACAGTAAAGATAGAGCATGTATCATATATAGAGAAAAAGAAATATCATCCCAAAGCTGAAGTGGTCCATGAGCCAGAAGTAGAACAGATGTTGAAGCTGGGGACAACTGATTATAATGACTTCACCGATTTCCTGGAAACTGTAGAGGAAGAGTTAATGAAGCTTCCAGCCCTTTCAAAGCCAAGGAGGTGTTACGAAGAACAGGAAATAATTCTGGAAATAGTTGACAACTTTTGGGGAAGGATCACCAGAGCAGAAGGGAAACTAGTTGAAAGTACTGTTATAACCCATATTTATTGCTTGAGTTTTTTGAATGGAAATTCAGCTTGCTTCTTGACACTGAATGATTTAGAGCTCTGGAAGAAGGACGCCCGTTACTTTGAGAGGGACACAGGGAAGAAATGGATTGACATACTTGACTATGTTTTCCATGACTGTGTAAAACAAGAGTTTGAACAGTCAAGAATAATTAAATTTGTGCCCCCAGAAGGCTGTAGATTGGAGCTGATGAGATTCAGGACACAGTATAATGAAAGTGATCTTCCATTTTCTGTCAAGGCCTTGGTGGTGGTCCAGGGAGCATATGTTGAACTTCAGGCTTTCATAAACATGTCCTCATCTACTCTGGCTTCAGTGCATTCTCATTCCATGAAACACCACTGTGAAAATATTATGGTACACTTCCCTGTCCCTCCACAATGGATTAAAAGTCTTTGGACTATGAATCTTCAAAGGCAAAAGTCACTGAAAGCAAAAATGAACAGAAGAGCATGTCTTGGCTCTCTAACAGACATTGAATCTGATTCTGTCATACAGGTCTCAGTTGGAACAGCCAAATATGAAAGTGCCTATAGAGCTGTTGTGTGGAAGATTGACAGGCTTCCGGATAAAAACTCAA gtccAGATCATCCACATAGTTTGTCATACAAACTAGAACTTGGGTCTGATCAGGAAATCCCTTCAGACTGGTATCCCTATGCCACAGTGCAGTTTGTCATGCCCGATGCCTGTGCTTCTGGAACTGAAGTGAAATCTCTGGGCATAGAGTGTGACATTCAACCACAGAAACAGGTGGTTCAAAAAGCATGTTACAACTGCCAG GTTGAAATTGAGAAGAAGTGGATTAGGCTTGATGGAGAAGATCCTGATAAAGCTGGGAACTGTCAAATACAGTAG